One region of Armigeres subalbatus isolate Guangzhou_Male chromosome 3, GZ_Asu_2, whole genome shotgun sequence genomic DNA includes:
- the LOC134220756 gene encoding ORM1-like protein: MLAGGHGEPNPNSSWMDSRGLWLAYILGIILFHIVILAVPFIDIPYAWTITNITHNLAHLYFLHSIKGAPWMSIDTGDSRKYTHWEQINHGEQFTATRKFLTAAPIVLFLLTCMYTRNDIDHFIANFISLFVVLVPKLPQFHGVRLFGINKY, translated from the exons ATGCTGGCCGGAGGACACGGTGAACCCAACCCGAACAGCTCCTGGATGGACTCCCGGGGACTGTGGTTGGCTTACATTCTTGGCATCATCCTTTTCCATATCGTCATCCTGGCGGTACCATTCATTGATATTCCTTACGCATGGACGATTACGAATATTACGCACAATCTG GCTCATCTTTACTTCTTGCACTCGATAAAGGGTGCACCGTGGATGAGCATCGATACTGGAGATTCGCGAAAGTATACTCACTGGGAGCAGATCAACCATGGCGAACAGTTCACTGCTACCCGGAAGTTCCTGACGGCAGCGCCGATTGTGTT GTTCCTGTTGACGTGCATGTACACTCGGAATGACATCGATCACTTCATCGCAAACTTCATCTCACTGTTTGTAGTGCTGGTTCCGAAGCTACCACAGTTCCACGGAGTTCGACTGTTCGGGATCAACAAGTACTGA